A stretch of Triticum aestivum cultivar Chinese Spring chromosome 1D, IWGSC CS RefSeq v2.1, whole genome shotgun sequence DNA encodes these proteins:
- the LOC123181012 gene encoding tyrosine--tRNA ligase, chloroplastic/mitochondrial, whose translation MWRCPCGTPFGVWLTRQALSTARGPEPSPPPPLPAMASAAMVASSRALFRPHRLLLLPDPRRRRHLSASAVASANAAARTVRRGVVDVLRERGLVEATTSEALGSSSAVSGEQQQLKVYCGFDPTAESLHLGNLLGLVALSWFRRCGHTAVALVGGATGRVGDPSGKSAERPELDLAAVVANSDAIKSLIAQILSRAPEPSHHGQSGKSAILDKHEDALANSDQDLSEKSGNAGESMGSFVILDNYDWWKDITLLDFLKEVGKFARVGTMIAKESVKKRLNSEDGMSYTEFTYQLLQGYDFLYVFKNMGVNVQIGGSDQWGNITAGTDLIRKILQVEGAHGLTFPLLLKSDGTKFGKTEDGAIWLSSKMLSPYKFYQYFFSVPDVDVVRFMKILTFLSLDEIHELEESMKKPGYVPNTVQRRLAEEVTRFVHGQEGLEEALKATEALRPGAQTQLDSQTIEGIADDVPSCSLRYDQVLKSPLVDLAASTGLLASKSAARRLIKQGGLYLNNMKIDSEDKLVEEGDIVDGKVLLLSAGKKNKMVVRIS comes from the coding sequence ATGTGGCGTTGCCCATGCGGAACCCCATTCGGCGTCTGGCTAACCCGGCAAGCCCTATCAACAGCTCGAGGCCCGGAACCCTCACCTCCGCCTCCTCTCCCAGCGATGGCTTCCGCCGCCATGGTCGCCTCTTCCAGAGCCTTGTTCCGTCCgcatcgcctcctcctcctccctgaccctcgccgccgccgccacctctccgCCAGTGCTGTGGCCTCAGCAAACGCTGCAGCCAGGACCGTACGGCGCGGAGTAGTCGACGTTCTCCGGGAGCGCGGGCTCGTGGAGGCTACCACCTCCGAGGCGCTCGGTTCGTCCTCGGCAGTTTCTGGGGAGCAGCAGCAGCTCAAGGTTTACTGCGGCTTCGACCCCACGGCCGAGAGCCTGCATCTCGGCAACCTCCTCGGCCTTGTCGCGCTCTCCTGGTTCCGTCGTTGCGGCCACACAGCCGTCGCGCTCGTCGGCGGAGCGACCGGCCGCGTCGGAGATCCCTCCGGAAAAAGCGCCGAGCGCCCTGAGCTAGACCTCGCCGCCGTGGTCGCCAACTCTGACGCAATCAAGTCGCTCATCGCTCAGATCCTCAGCCGCGCTCCCGAACCATCTCATCACGGCCAATCTGGTAAAAGCGCAATTTTGGACAAACATGAAGATgctctggccaattctgaccaggATTTATCAGAGAAATCGGGTAATGCGGGGGAAAGTATGGGTTCCTTTGTTATCTTGGATAACTATGACTGGTGGAAGGACATCACATTGCTTGATTTCCTCAAGGAGGTGGGCAAGTTCGCGCGTGTCGGGACGATGATTGCCAAGGAGAGTGTGAAGAAGCGGCTTAATTCAGAGGATGGCATGAGCTACACTGAGTTCACCTATCAGCTTCTCCAGGGCTATGACTTCTTGTACGTGTTCAAGAACATGGGTGTCAATGTGCAGATTGGGGGTAGTGATCAGTGGGGAAACATCACCGCGGGTACCGACTTGATTCGGAAAATTCTCCAGGTTGAGGGAGCGCACGGTCTGACATTCCCACTCTTGCTGAAGAGCGATGGAACCAAATTTGGGAAGACGGAAGATGGGGCGATTTGGCTCTCATCAAAGATGCTCTCCCCTTACAAGTTCTACCAGTACTTTTTCTCAGTCCCGGATGTTGATGTTGTAAGGTTTATGAAAATCCTTACATTTTTGAGCTTGGATGAGATTCATGAGTTGGAAGAATCGATGAAGAAGCCCGGCTATGTGCCAAACACGGTTCAAAGGAGGCTTGCAGAAGAGGTGACACGCTTCGTCCATGGCCAGGAGGGACTGGAGGAGGCCTTGAAGGCAACTGAGGCCTTGCGGCCTGGGGCACAGACACAGTTGGACTCACAAACAATTGAGGGAATAGCAGATGATGTACCGTCGTGTTCTTTACGATACGACCAAGTATTGAAGTCTCCCCTGGTTGATCTGGCTGCCTCTACAGGTTTGCTCGCAAGCAAATCAGCGGCTAGGCGGCTTATAAAGCAGGGTGGTCTATACTTGAATAACATGAAGATCGATAGCGAGGATAAGTTGGTCGAGGAAGGTGATATAGTTGACGGGAAGGTGCTGCTGCTATCTGCCGGAAAGAAGAACAAGATGGTTGTGCGGATATCTTAA
- the LOC123181013 gene encoding uncharacterized protein KIAA0754 — protein sequence MAKPRRSRFAVAGCGCFGGQARGKVAEDEYPVKLHIYDLSRGMARQLSTTVLGKPIDAIWHTGVVVHGKEYYFGGGIQQGRPGRTPYGTPARVEHFGVTHVSKEDFEGFLQEISPRYTPETYNLLSNNCNHFSNEVVKFLVGSTVPSYILDQPKEAMKSPIGALIMPMLQGLETTMKAGAAPQQPPQFVPAPAAASQMQPSTNNIQMQSRSVTADEPGADKTADHDSGIIPAPKEAGEVQPSAGSTQNEIATDEMVSNDGGIIPPVVVLPTPKGVGQTQPSTNNDQIESRSVTANETGADEMVDSDGGIIPPPAEPAAPAAATQTEPSLNSIELQTVDEGTRMVTPPAVQPAAPAATVAKVTLPAAAASDPLGEAKSRAQEELKQEFAAIMATGTVQAGDAAALAMRRVMERHGLRRAAVPTQQR from the exons ATGGCGAAGCCACGCCGGAGCAGATTCGCTGTCGCCGG GTGCGGATGCTTCGGAGGCCAGGCTCGGGGGAAGGTGGCAGAG GATGAGTACCCGGTGAAGCTGCATATCTACGATCTCAGTCGGGGGATGGCGCGGCAGCTCTCCACCACGGTGCTCGGCAAGCCTATCGACGCCATCTG GCACACAGGCGTGGTGGTTCATGGCAAAGAGTACTACTTCGGGGGAGGCATCCAGCAAGGCCGGCCTGGAAGGACGCCGTACGGGACTCCTGCCCGAGTAGAGCATTTTGGGGTCACGCATGTCTCCAAGGAGGACTTTGAAGGCTTTCTGCAGGAGATCAGCCCGCGCTACACACCAGAAACCTACAACCTCCTCAGCAACAACTGCAACCACTTCAGCAATGAGGTGGTCAAGTTCCTCGTTGGTTCCACAGTTCCGAGCTACATCCTCGACCAGCCCAAGGAGGCAATGAAGAGCCCGATTGGCGCGCTGATAA TGCCGATGCTTCAGGGGCTGGAGACAACCATGAAAGCCGGAGCTGCTCCACAACAGCCTCCACAATTCGTGCCTGCTCCTGCAGCGGCGTCGCAGATGCAGCCTTCCACGAATAACATTCAGATGCAGTCGAGATCAGTCACCGCCGATGAACCAGGTGCTGACAAGACGGCGGATCATGACAGTGGAATCATACCTGCTCCCAAAGAAGCAGGGGAGGTGCAGCCTTCCGCAGGTAGCACTCAGAATGAAATTGCCACGGATGAGATGGTGAGCAATGACGGCGGGATCATCCCGCCTGTGGTGGTGCTACCCACTCCCAAGGGAGTGGGGCAGACACAGCCCTCCACGAACAACGACCAGATAGAATCAAGATCAGTCACCGCCAATGAAACTGGCGCTGATGAAATGGTTGACAGTGATGGTGGCATCATCCCGCCTCCTGCAGAACCAGCTGCTCCAGCCGCAGCGACGCAGACAGAGCCTTCCCTAAATAGCATTGAGCTCCAGACAGTGGACGAGGGCACTAGGATGGTCACCCCGCCAGCCGTGCAACCAGCTGCTCCAGCAGCGACGGTGGCCAAGGTGACTCTGCCAGCGGCAGCAGCTTCAGATCCCCTCGGAGAGGCGAAGAGCCGAGCACAGGAGGAGCTAAAGCAGGAGTTTGCGGCCATCATGGCGACAGGGACTGTGCAGGCTGGTGATGCGGCTGCCCTCGCGATGAGAAGGGTCATGGAGCGGCATGGGCTGCGGCGCGCCGCAGTTCCCACGCAACAAAGGTAG
- the LOC123181014 gene encoding uncharacterized protein, translating into MADREAPPGSGIGRKRRCRDAGAAAGLPDPAAAAGGGNRLLAGYLAHEFLACGTVLGERRAPGGPDTGSEASQGRGQAARYEAVAALVQVGGACVPGVVNPAQLAAWATTR; encoded by the coding sequence ATGGCGGACAGGGAGGCCCCACCTGGGTCCGGAATCGGGAGGAAGCGGAGATGCAGGGACGCCGGCGCCGCGGCAGGCCTACCCGACCCGGCCGCCGCCGCTGGCGGCGGCAACAGGCTCCTGGCCGGGTACCTCGCGCACGAATTCCTTGCGTGCGGCACGGTCCTGGGTGAAAGGCGGGCGCCCGGCGGGCCGGACACGGGCTCCGAGGCGAGTCAGGGCCGAGGGCAGGCCGCGCGGTACGAGGCCGTGGCAGCGCTGGTGCAGGTCGGCGGCGCCTGCGTTCCCGGGGTGGTGAACCCCGCGCAGCTCGCCGCGTGGGCGACGACACGGTGA